Proteins from a genomic interval of Trichoderma breve strain T069 chromosome 2, whole genome shotgun sequence:
- a CDS encoding UDP-glucose:Glycoprotein glucosyltransferase domain-containing protein: MARHRCWPWNLTVGLMLALQAHGTPSVNVGMNAAFPAGPYLLELLETAAAENSSAYFPLLDRIAAGSFVSASTDAALYSEVLNVLQQEGSISGSEALSTFKLALSLRSAAPRIEAHYQHYTTAVAPTVDDSECVNWVLLEGNQYCTPELDKVNREGLLSLQAKHLPFDRALGTGKEAILYADPTSSTFGEFHKALSKAAREGSLSYRVRYRRTEATHAAALPMSGYGVELALKRTDYIVIDDRVHEDAAHHESPSSSTNLDDSEDVADIKPLAASDLSSLGMKAASFVLQSDEPLGTLIKLTQDLPKFLTSVVAQNVSTQFEEEFQNNGIKGVPDGVNALFVNGVQVSERQIDPFALIDRLRQERKLIDGFRTLGLSGKQAVSILGHQAVSMAKGSNEPLRYDWTDRLEDGRVLIWLNDLENDAAYEDYPKTLAALLRGAYPGQLPPIAKNVFTLVAPVDFSNPEDVSFIAQLLSFISRGLTIRFGLVPLVSTPEATAKAKIVYHIFENYGIQGLTSYLERLQDPTTASTNEELFAEVTRDQKLLEDSEKMELVEVLEKEGYEQQLKLSQKWIDRLKAETPVRPVFFNGLLIPRDDNWLQGLGMLIGEDLQTVQKGVFHGILTDDDWAPGIFLSNAITRRNSYISPDDEKKSLVVLNINKIYNEHADLFEIIPVLDALAESQREDWAVVTVITDIITTSGKELVLAALEFKRRNPGVRIEFVHNPVATVGAAAVNDALRANQGLLGNVQDADELAKLLEAQSEDLNADYFEVLERFLGASKILSGTQMIMLNGRVIGPISEESQFDVDDFQQFLDVERTKRILPVYAAIEELGLGDTLSTPIDAAKLTSITALSTISDLPEGIFESTTSARTTLYNTWESTHTTIEAGDEEAASIYIVGLVNPVSEQGQRWAPILKVLSELEGVHLKLFINPSAKIEELPVKRFFRYVLESEPSFNENGSVKRLEATFSSLPSEALLTTAVDVPPAWLVAPLISIHDLDNIKLSAVKTDVHATYELKHILIEGHSREGKGGAPRGTQLVLATENNTPVTDTIIMSNLGFFQFKANPGVYTIQLKEGRSAEIYEIESIGAQGWNPVPGDNGTELALIDFQGVTLYPRLQRRSGMEMEDVLQEKDPQENILVAKGRKLAEGLFGGKSKKKSLSEQEHAEINIFSVASGHLYERMLNIMMVSVMRHTKHTVKFWFIEQFLSPSFKEFIPHMAKEYGFKYEMVSYKWPHWLRQQKEKQREIWGYKILFLDVLFPLSLDKVIFVDADQIVRTDMMSLMNLDLEGAPYGFTPMCDSRTEMEGFRFWKTGYWANYLRGRPYHISALYVVDLRRFRELAAGDRLRQQYHTLSADPNSLANLDQDLPNHMQFQIPIHSLPQEWLWCETWCSDESLSEARTIDLCNNPLTKEPKLDRARRQVPEWVTYDEEIAALSKLSKGEAGSTDKERLSDDRDSRAAESHGKNTKSRNLESEKTHTMDEL, translated from the exons ATGGCACGGCATCGTTGCTGGCCATGGAACTTAACAGTCGGTCTTATGCTTGCTCTGCAAGCTCATGGCACTCCCTCTGTGAACGTGGGCATGAATGCAGCTTTCCCTGCCGGCCCATATCTCCTTGAACTCTT AGAAACCGCAGCGGCAGAGAATTCCTCCGCATATTTCCCTCTCCTAGACCGAATTGCAGCTGGATCCTTTGTTTCCGCCTCTACAGATGCTGCTTTGTATTCTGAGGTTCTCAATGTCTTGCAGCAAGAGGGTAGCATATCTGGCTCCGAAGCCTTGTCTACATTCAAGCTTGCTTTGTCCTTGCGATCGGCTGCCCCTCGGATAGAAGCTCATTATCAGCACTACACAACCGCGGTCGCACCCACAGTTGACGATTCCGAATGTGTGAATTGGGTGCTACTGGAGGGAAACCAATATTGTACTCCCGAATTGGATAAAGTCAACAGAGAAGGCCTGCTTTCTCT CCAAGCCAAGCATTTGCCATTCGATCGAGCTCTTGGCACCGGTAAAGAAGCCATTCTCTATGCCGACCCAACTTCCAGCACATTTGGGGAGTTTCACAAGGCTCTTTCCAAGGCCGCAAGGGAAGGTTCTTTGAGTTATCGGGTTAGATACCGCCGGACTGAAGCAACACATGCAGCAGCTCTCCCAATGAGCGGGTATGGTGTTGAGCTCGCACTGAAGAGAACCGATTACATTGTCATCGATGACCGAGTACACGAAGACGCAGCTCATCATGAGAGCCCTAGTTCAAGCACCAACCTTGATGACAGTGAGGATGTTGCCGACATCAAGCCTTTAGCGGCATCAGATCTCTCATCACTCGGAATGAAAGCAGCCTCGTTTGTACTACAAAGCGACGAGCCGTTGGGGACCCTAATAAAACTTACACAGGATTTGCCCAAGTTTCTGACGTCAGTTGTTGCTCAGAATGTGTCTACACAATTTGAAGAAGAGTTCCAAAACAACGGCATAAAGGGGGTACCAGATGGAGTGAATGCTCTATTTGTGAATGGCGTTCAAGTCAGTGAACGTCAGATTGATCCCTTTGCTCTTATCGACAGACTACGCCAAGAGCGGAAACTTATTGATGGTTTCCGTACCCTTGGCCTTAGTGGGAAACAAGCGGTATCTATCCTTGGACATCAAGCTGTATCCATGGCAAAGGGCTCCAATGAACCGCTGCGATACGACTGGACAGATCgtcttgaagatggccgagTTTTAATATGGCTAAATGACCTCGAAAATGATGCGGCATACGAAGACTACCCAAAAACATTGGCAGCG TTGCTACGAGGAGCATATCCTGGACAACTCCCCCCTATTGCAAAAAATGTCTTCACTCTTGTGGCGCCTGTCGATTTTTCAAACCCAGAAGACGTATCGTTCATTGCGCAATTACTATCATTCATTTCACGTGGCCTTACTATCAGATTTGGTCTCGTTCCTTTGGTATCAACGCCTGAGGCTACCGCGAAAGCCAAGATAGTTTATCACATTTTCGAGAATTATGGCATCCAGGGCCTTACCAGCTATTTAGAGCGACTTCAAGATCCTACTACAGCATCAACCAACGAGGAGCTTTTCGCAGAAGTAACCAGGGACCAAAAACTCCTTGAAGATTCGGAAAAGATGGAGCTCGTCGAAGTCCTTGAAAAGGAGGGTTACGAGCAACAGCTCAAACTTTCCCAGAAATGGATTGATCGCTTGAAAGCTGAAACTCCGGTTCGGCCGGTATTTTTCAACGGCCTGTTAATTCCGCGCGATGACAATTGGCTGCAGGGACTGGGAATGCTGATCGGAGAAGATCTTCAGACTGTGCAAAAGGGAGTCTTTCACGGCATTCTCACTGATGATGACTGGGCTCCAGGGATTTTCCTCAGCAATGCAATTACCAGGAGGAACAGCTACATCTCCCCTGACGACGAGAAAAAGAGTCTCGTGGTGCTCAACATAAACAAAATTTATAATGAACATGCAGACCTGTTTGAGATCATCCCGGTTCTCGATGCCCTTGCAGAGTCACAAAGGGAAGACTGGGCAGTAGTAACCGTCATCACCGATATTATAACAACAAGTGGCAAAGAGCTGGTTTTGGCCGCTCTGGAGTTCAAACGCCGTAACCCAGGAGTCAGGATCGAATTTGTTCACAATCCAGTGGCTACTGTTGGCGCTGCAGCCGTAAATGATGCCCTCCGAGCCAACCAAGGATTGTTGGGCAATGTTCAGGATGCAGACGAGCTTGCAAAATTGTTGGAAGCACAGTCTGAGGATCTTAATGCCGATTACTTTGAGGTTCTAGAGCGATTCCTTGGTGCCTCTAAGATACTCTCGGGAACTCAGATGATTATGCTAAACGGCCGGGTGATTGGACCCATTTCTGAAGAATCTCAGTTCGATGTTGATGACTTTCAACAATTTCTAGATGTTGAACGGACGAAGCGCATCCTCCCTGTATACGCAGCAATCGAAGAACTTGGCCTGGGGGATACACTATCTACTCCAATTGACGCTGCTAAGTTAACGTCTATCACCGCCCTTTCCACCATTTCCGATCTGCCTGAAGGAATATTCGAGTCAACAACATCTGCCCGAACTACTCTCTACAACACCTGGGAGTCAACTCATACAACCATTGAAGcaggtgatgaagaagctgcgaGCATCTACATAGTTGGCCTCGTAAATCCAGTCAGCGAGCAAGGCCAAAGGTGGGCTCCTATCTTGAAGGTGCTCTCTGAGCTAGAGGGTGTTCACCTGAAGCTTTTCATCAACCCTTCGGCAAAGATTGAAGAACTTCCAGTGAAGCGATTTTTCCGTTATGTGTTGGAGTCGGAGCCGTCATTCAATGAAAATGGAAGCGTTAAGAGGTTGGAGGCTACTTTCAGCAGCCTGCCCTCTGAAGCCCTGTTGACAACTGCTGTTGATGTGCCACCTGCATGGCTGGTAGCGCCTCTGATTTCGATTCATGATCTCGACAACATCAAATTGAGCGCGGTGAAGACCGACGTCCACGCAACCTATGAGCTGAAGCATATTCTTATCGAGGGACATTCTAGGGAAGGCAAAGGGGGGGCGCCACGAGGAACCCAGTTAGTTCTTGCTACGGAGAACAACACCCCCGTTACGGACACCATAATCATGTCGAACCTAGGATTCTTCCAATTCAAGGCAAATCCTGGAGTTTACACTATTCAGCTGAAGGAAGGTCGTAGCGCCGAGATATATGAGATTGAAAGTATTGGTGCCCAGGGATGGAATCCTGTGCCTGGTGATAACGGCACCGAGCTCGCATTGATTGACTTCCAAGGCGTGACCCTATATCCCCGTCTCCAAAGACGGAGCGGCATGGAAATGGAGGATGTCctccaagaaaaagaccCTCAAGAAAATATCCTGGTTGCCAAAGGACGCAAACTGGCGGAAGGGCTTTTCGGCGGAAaatccaagaagaaatcgCTTTCTGAACAGGAACACGCAGAgatcaacatcttctctGTAGCCAGTGGCCACCTCTACGAGCGAATGCTGAATATCATGATGGTCTCAGTGATGCGTCACACAAAGCACACTGTCAAGTTCTGGTTCATTGAACAATTTCTTTCCCCCTCCTTCAAGGAGTTCATTCCACACATGGCCAAGGAGTACGGGTTTAAATACGAGATGGTATCATACAAGTGGCCTCACTGGCTACGGCAACAGAAGGAGAAACAGCGCGAGATCTGGGGCTACAAGATCCTGTTTTTGGATGTCTTGTTCCCCCTGTCTTTGGACAAGGTCATATTCGTGGATGCCGATCAGATTGTGCGCACCGATATGATGAGTCTGATGAACCTCGATCTCGAAGGTGCTCCGTATGGATTCACCCCAATGTGCGATTCTCGCACCGAGATGGAAGGCTTCCGTTTCTGGAAAACCGGATATTGGGCAAACTACCTCCGCGGCCGGCCATACCACATCTCAGCCCTTTACGTCGTCGACTTGCGCCGTTTCCGAGAGCTCGCTGCCGGTGACCGCCTTCGCCAACAATACCACACTCTTTCCGCTGACCCCAACAGTCTCGCCAATCTGGACCAAGACCTGCCGAACCATATGCAGTTCCAGATCCCCATCCACAGCTTACCCCAGGAGTGGCTCTGGTGTGAGACTTGGTGCAGTGACGAAAGCCTCAGCGAAGCTCGCACCATTGACCTGTGCAACAATCCTCTGACAAAAGAGCCTAAGCTTGACCGAGCGAGGAGGCAAGTCCCTGAGTGGGTTACCTATGATGAAGAGATCGCAGCCTTGAGCAAGCTCTCCAAGGGAGAAGCAGGAAGCACCGACAAGGAAAGGCTTTCTGACGATAGAGACTCGAGAGCAGCAGAGTCGCATGGCAAGAACACCAAGAGTCGGAACCTAGAGAGTGAAAAGACACACACGATGGACGAACTGTGA
- a CDS encoding CSN8/PSMD8/EIF3K family domain-containing protein — protein sequence MADRGLSQILSQLKQSPQMSYPEASALLSKAKLSLLSLNALTPTPSTPSNLLALARETYEQGALFSIRAKNADAFTRYVQQLQPFYELPSATLPPNLPERNRVTGLSLLLLLTQGRYAEFHSELESLANRDGGGADVEGDRYLGYPVRLERWLMEGSYDRVWKAMKSSEVPCDEYSVFSEILKNQIRSEIASSSERAYPSLPISSTKSLLFLNSEGDVIQFAKHRGWLVKEGHIYFPNNAAEGSEDGVYVKDMSQMIMENTLGYARELETIV from the exons ATGGCTGACCGAGGCCTCTCCCAGATTCTCTCCCAGCTAAAGCAGTCTCCCCAGATGAGCTATCCCGAGGCCAGCgccctcctctccaaggccaaactcagtctcctcagcctcaacgcTCTGACTCCCACCCCCTCAACACCCTCGAACCTTCTCGCCCTTGCCCGAGAGACCTATGAGCAAGGTGCCCTGTTCTCTATTCGCGCCAAAAACGCCGATGCCTTCACGCGCTACgttcagcagctgcagccctTTTACGAGTTGCCGTCAGCTACCCTGCCGCCAAACCTCCCTGAACGCAACAGGGTTACGGGTCTGAGCCTGTTGCTGCTCCTCACTCAGGGTCGCTACGCTGAGTTCCACTCAGAGCTGGAGAGTCTGGCAAACAGAGACGGTGGCGGGGCCGATGTTGAAGGCGACCGATATCTGGGATACCCTGTTCGCCTGGAGAGGTGGCTTATGGAGGGAAGCTATGATCGAGTATGGAAGGCAATGAAGAGCAGCGAAGTCCCCTGCGACGAGTACAGTGTCTTCTCTGAG ATTCTCAAGAACCAAATCCGATCCGAGatcgccagcagcagcgagcgAGCCTACCCAAGCCTTCCGATAAGCTCCACCAAATCGCTATTATTCCTGAATTCAGAAGGAGACGTTATTCAATTTGCCAAGCACCGCGGATGGCTGGTTAAGGAGGGCCATATCTATTTCCCCAACAATGCGGCGGAAGGCAGTGAAGATGGAGTTTACGTCAAAGATATGAGCCAAATGATCATGGAAAATACACTGGGCTATGCTCGCGAGCTGGAAACCATTGTGTAG
- a CDS encoding coatomer WD associated region domain-containing protein yields MQSSPGMLTKFESKSSRAKGIAFHPKRPWILVALHSSTIQLWDYRMGTLIDRFEEHDGPVRGVDFHKTQPLFVSGGDDYKIKVWSYQTRRCLFTLNGHLDYVRTVFFHHELPWILSSSDDQTIRIWNWQNRSLICTMTGHNHYAMCAQFHPKEDLVVSASLDQSVRVWDISGLRKKHSAPTSMSYEDQIARANQNQTDMFGNTDAVVKFVLEGHDRGVNWVAFHPTMPLIVSAGDDRLVKLWRMSETKAWEVDTCRGHFQNASGCLFHPHQDLILSAGEDKTIRVWDLNKRTAVQSFKRENDRFWVIAAHPEINLFAAGHDNGVMVFKLERERPASAVHQNTLFYITKEKHVRSYDFQKDVESPTLLSLKKLGSPWVSPRTLSYNPAERSILVTTPNDGGSYELLNLPRDGSGVIEPTESKRGSGNSAIFVARNRFAVLNVANQTIDIKDLSNNTARSFKPPTGTTDIYFGGTGNLLIITPTTVYLYDIQQKKSTAELSINGVKYIVWSNDGLYAALLSKHNVTIVTKSLEQISTLHETIRIKSATWDDAGILLYSTLNHVKYALLNGDNGIVRTLDQTVYLVRVKGRNVYCLDRAAKPRILRIDPTEYRFKMALVKRNYEEMLHIIRTSSLVGQSIISYLQKKGYPEIALQFVQDPTTRFDLAIECGNLEVAVEMAKELDKPKFWTRLGTEALAHGNHQIVEMCYQKLKQFDKLSFLYLATGDHSKLARMAKIAEHRGDFTSRFQNAIYLGDVEDRIQMLKEIDLYPLAYTTAKSHGLQEECEAILEASGLTEDQLTMPTIGQPLVPSKPVVSTFKRNWPTKASSQSYFENALLGQVEGLSLEDEPNLANGADAEHVAKEEPAGGLAAIPGEDDDDAAGWDMGDDEVPEIENDFVNVDSAEAGGAGSCEADVWARNSPLAVDHVAGGSFETAMQLLNRQVGAVEFAPLKPRFLEVYQSSKTFLPALSNLPPLVNYVRRTVDETDLRKVLPIIPRDLEHLASNDLQRGYDSMKANKLEDGAQIFQGILHAILVNAVSSESEVAEAKKLIVSAREYSIAMNIELARRNLGSLDEIAQDPAKLKKSLELSAYFTIPKIEVPHRQIALLSAIKVAIKSKNYNSALGFANRIIANGGSSKIVENAKKTKAQCERNPNDSIEIEFDQFAEFEICAASHTPIYSGAPFEECAFDGSKYHSSFKGSTPNLDLEL; encoded by the exons ATGCAGTCTTCCCCAGGAATGTTGACCAAG TTTGAATCGAAATCCTCCAGGGCCAAAGGAATCGCGTTTCACCCGAAAAG ACCATGGATCCTTGTGGCCCTTCACTCCTCCACTATCCAGCTCTGGGATTATCGGATGGGAACATTGATAGATCGATTCGAAGAGCACGATGGCCCGGTCCGCGGCGTTGATTTCCATAAAACACAGCCACTCTTCGTATCTGGCGGCGACGATTACAAGATCAAAGTCTGGTCGTACCAGACCCGACGATGCCTCTTCACACTGAACGGCCATCTCGACTATGTCCGAACCGTCTTCTTTCATCACGAGCTTCCATGGATTCTGTCTTCGTCCGATGACCAGACAATTCGAATTTGGAACTGGCAGAACCGCAGCTTGA TTTGTACCATGACCGGCCACAACCACTATGCCATGTGCGCCCAGTTCCACCCCAAAGAAGATCTGGTGGTATCAGCCTCTCTTGATCAGTCAGTTCGTGTTTGGGATATTTCGGGCCTGCGAAAGAAGCACTCAGCGCCGACGTCGATGAGCTACGAAGACCAAATTGCGCGTGCAAATCAAAACCAAACTGATATGTTTGGAAACACAGATGCTGTTGTCAAGTTTGTTCTGGAGGGCCATGATCGTGGTGTCAATTGGGTGGCTTTCCACCCCACTATGCCGCTGATTGTTTCGGCCGGCGATGACCGCCTGGTGAAGCTCTGGCGCATGAGTGAAACTAAAGCTTGGGAAGTAGACACTTGTCGTGGCCATTTCCAGAATGCCTCGGGCTGTCTGTTCCACCCCCACCAAGACCTGATTCTGTCGGCAGGAGAAGACAAAACGATTCGTGTCTGGGATCTCAATAAGAGGACTGCTGTGCAATCCTTTAAGAGGGAAAATGACCGCTTTTGGGTTATCGCAGCTCACCCTGAAATCAATTTGTTCGCAGCTGGCCATGACAATGGTGTCATGGTTTTCAAGTTGGAACGCGAGCGTCCTGCTTCGGCTGTCCACCAAAACACCCTGTTCTAcatcaccaaggagaagcacGTCAGGTCGTACGATTTCCAGAAAGATGTAGAAAGCCCGACGCTCCTGTCTCTCAAGAAACTGGGAAGCCCTTGGGTCAGCCCTCGGACACTGTCTTACAACCCTGCTGAGAGATCTATTCTCGTCACCACTCCTAATGATGGTGGCTCTTACGAACTCCTGAATCTGCCTAGAGATGGATCTGGTGTAATTGAGCCTACCGAGTCCAAACGGGGATCAGGAAACTCCGCCATTTTCGTTGCCAGAAATCGTTTCGCTGTCCTCAATGTTGCAAACCAAACCATTGATATCAAAGATCTGTCAAACAACACTGCTCGTTCGTTCAAGCCTCCAACTGGAACTACTGATATATACTTTGGAGGCACTGGTAACCTTCTTATTATTACGCCAACGACTGTGTATCTTTACGATAtccagcagaagaagagcacTGCAGAGCTTTCCATCAATGGTGTCAAATACATTGTGTGGTCGAACGATGGCCTTTACGCCGCCTTGTTGAGCAAGCACAACGTGACCATTGTGACAAAGTCTCTTGAGCAGATCAGCACTTTACATGAGACTATCCGCATCAAGAGCGCCACCTGGGATGATGCGGGCATTCTTCTGTACTCGACCCTGAACCATGTTAAATATGCTTTGCTGAAcggcgacaatggcatcgttCGGACACTTGACCAGACGGTATACCTTGTCCGCGTCAAGGGCCGAAATGTCTACTGCTTAGATCGAGCAGCGAAGCCTCGTATTCTTCGTATCGACCCAACGGAATATCGCTTCAAAATGGCATTGGTCAAGCGAAACTATGAAGAAATGCTTCACATCATCCGTACTTCTAGTCTTGTGGGCCAGTCTATTATTTCATACCTCCAGAAGAAGGGCTATCCCGAAATTGCGCTGCAATTTGTTCAGGACCCAACGACTCGGTTTGACCTGGCAATCGAATGTGGCAATCTAGAAGTTGCTgtggagatggccaaggagctggacaAGCCAAAGTTCTGGACTCGACTGGGCACCGAAGCATTGGCCCATGGCAACCACCAGATTGTGGAGATGTGCTACCAGAAACTGAAGCAGTTCGATAAGCTGTCGTTCCTCTATCTGGCAACAGGTGATCACTCCAAGCTTGCACgaatggccaagattgcGGAGCATCGTGGAGATTTCACCTCGCGATTTCAGAATGCCATCTACCTTGGCGATGTGGAAGACCGCATTCAAATGTTGAAGGAGATCGATTTGT ACCCACTTGCGTATACAACGGCCAAATCCCATGGGCTGCAGGAAGAATGCGAAGCTATTCTTGAGGCTTCTGGTCTCACAGAAGACCAGCTAACCATGCCCACCATAGGCCAACCGTTGGTACCATCAAAACCTGTGGTGTCGACGTTCAAACGCAACTGGCCCACCAAAGCTAGCTCACAGTCTTACTTCGAAAACGCTCTTCTTGGTCAGGTAGAGGGCTTGTCACTCGAAGATGAACCAAATCTCGCCAACGGAGCCGACGCTGAGCATGTTGCAAAGGAGGAACCGGCAGGCGGACTCGCTGCTATccctggagaagatgacgatgatgcgGCAGGCTGGGATATGGGTGATGACGAGGTTCCTGAAATCGAAAACGACTTTGTGAATGTCGATAGCGCGGAAGCAGGTGGTGCTGGAAGCTGCGAGGCCGATGTCTGGGCGCGAAACTCGCCTTTGGCTGTTGATCACGTTGCTGGAGGCTCATTTGAAACGGCCATGCAGCTCTTGAACCGACAAGTTGGCGCAGTCGAATTTGCTCCTCTGAAGCCTCGATTCTTGGAAGTGTACCAGTCTTCCAAGACTTTCCTTCCGGCACTTTCCAACTTGCCTCCTCTCGTCAACTACGTTCGCCGTACCGTTGATGAAACGGACCTTCGAAAAGTTCTGCCTATCATCCCACGCGATCTGGAGCATCTGGCCTCCAATGATTTGCAAAGGGGCTACGACTCAATGAAGGCGAATAAGTTGGAAGACGGTGCCCAGATCTTCCAGGGTATCCTTCATGCCATCCTTGTCAATGCAGTTTCCAGCGAGAGCGAAGTGGCGGAGGCAAAGAAACTGATTGTTTCAGCGAGAGAGTACAGCATTGCGATGAACATTGAGCTTGCCAGGAGAAACCTTGGTTCACTTGATGAGATCGCTCAAGACCCCGCGAAACtcaagaagagcttggagctATCCGCCTATTTCACCATTCCCAAGATCGAGGTGCCTCATCGACAGATTGCACTGCTTAGTGCCATCAAGGTGGCGATAAAGAGCAAGAACTATAACTCGGCTTTGGGTTTTGCAAACCGTATCATTGCTAATGGAGGTTCCAGCAAGATCGTTGAGAAT gccaagaagacgaaagctCAGTGTGAAAGGAATCCAAATGACAGCATTGAAATCGAATTCGATCAATTTGCAGAATTCGAAATTTGCGCCGCCAGCCATACTCCAATCTATAGCGGTGCGCCATTCGAGGAGTGTGCGTTTGATGGCTCGAAGTACCACTCTAGCTTCAAGGGATCA ACACCTAATTTGGACTTGGAATTGTAA